A region from the Natronorubrum halophilum genome encodes:
- a CDS encoding winged helix-turn-helix domain-containing protein — MSQSRTEETESNSTAVLSALGSKYSAEILCAAGTPKSAQALSEDIEIPIATCYRRIEELVNAGLLTCEGRQLSEEGRRTNIYRRTLDEIEIDFSDVKPRFSRKRRTEAKNRLQDQLTE, encoded by the coding sequence ATGTCTCAGAGTCGGACGGAAGAAACCGAGTCAAACTCGACTGCGGTCCTCTCAGCGCTCGGGAGCAAATACAGCGCGGAGATTCTTTGTGCAGCGGGAACGCCGAAGTCGGCGCAAGCGTTGAGCGAGGATATCGAGATTCCGATCGCCACCTGCTACCGTCGAATCGAAGAACTCGTCAATGCTGGCCTGTTGACCTGTGAGGGACGGCAACTCTCCGAGGAAGGACGGCGAACGAACATTTATCGTCGAACGCTCGACGAGATAGAAATCGACTTTTCGGACGTGAAGCCGCGGTTCTCGCGCAAGCGCCGAACCGAAGCGAAAAACAGGCTCCAGGATCAGCTCACGGAGTAG
- a CDS encoding competence/damage-inducible protein A, with translation MNVAVVTVGDELLAGRTTNTNATWLCERLTERGVSVERVTTVPDRIADIARVVNEYRAEYDAVIVTGGLGPTHDDVTVEGVAAALGRSLEEHDGALAWLEEDGYSRADLTKGTADLPRGARALHNRNGVAPGAVLEGVYVLPGVPSEMRAMFESIATEFSGTRTYREEVVAAEPESALLDRIAAVRERFDVVIGSYPGESVRLSLQSTDEATVAEAAAWLRERVEQPE, from the coding sequence ATGAATGTCGCGGTCGTCACCGTCGGAGACGAACTGCTCGCCGGACGAACGACGAACACGAACGCCACGTGGCTCTGCGAACGGCTCACCGAGCGCGGAGTTTCCGTCGAACGCGTTACGACGGTCCCGGATCGCATCGCCGACATCGCCCGCGTCGTCAACGAGTACCGCGCCGAGTACGACGCCGTCATCGTCACCGGTGGCCTCGGTCCGACCCACGACGACGTCACCGTGGAGGGCGTCGCCGCCGCGCTGGGTCGCTCGCTCGAGGAACACGACGGAGCGCTCGCTTGGCTCGAGGAAGACGGCTACTCGCGCGCCGACCTGACCAAAGGGACGGCGGACCTACCGCGGGGCGCGCGGGCGCTGCACAACCGAAACGGCGTCGCCCCCGGCGCGGTCCTCGAGGGGGTCTACGTCCTTCCCGGCGTGCCGTCGGAGATGCGGGCGATGTTCGAGTCGATCGCGACCGAGTTTTCGGGAACCAGAACGTACCGCGAGGAGGTCGTCGCCGCCGAACCCGAGAGCGCGCTGCTCGATCGGATCGCGGCGGTGCGCGAACGCTTCGACGTCGTCATCGGCAGCTATCCGGGCGAATCGGTTCGGCTCTCGCTCCAGAGTACGGACGAAGCGACCGTCGCCGAGGCCGCCGCGTGGCTCCGCGAGCGCGTCGAACAGCCTGAGTAA
- a CDS encoding ATP-NAD kinase family protein — translation MESLGVVVNPIAGMGGRVGLKGTDGKLEEARRRGAKARAPDRARDALSALHRREPELTVYTAADVLGERAVRDAGYEPVVVYDPIAGESDAAAGDDGDGGSNGRTGSVEPAAAETTAADTHAAVRAFLERGVDLICFVGGDGTAVDVAEVIEHDAGSHAADPDDATSASPDGDVTPMLGVPAGVKIYSSVFAVTPADAGRIIAEFDRVAPREVNDIDEDAYREGEVRAELKAVVPVPVAPDVQSGKQVASGSVDSLASGFAREVDPDRTYVFGPGSTVGAIETELGIEPSPLGVDVWRDGTVLARDASESEILEALPEPATIVISPIGGQGFVFGRGNHQISPAVIRRADEIEIVASDEKLDGIDSLRVDTDDEDLDETLRGWERVRTGRFTTRLVNVV, via the coding sequence ATGGAGTCTCTCGGTGTCGTCGTGAACCCGATCGCGGGGATGGGCGGTCGGGTCGGGCTGAAGGGGACCGATGGCAAACTCGAGGAGGCGCGGAGGCGCGGAGCGAAGGCGCGAGCGCCGGATCGGGCGCGCGACGCACTCAGCGCGTTGCACCGGCGCGAGCCCGAGCTGACCGTCTACACGGCAGCGGACGTGCTGGGCGAACGCGCGGTTCGGGACGCCGGCTACGAGCCGGTCGTCGTCTACGATCCGATAGCCGGGGAATCCGACGCTGCCGCCGGTGACGACGGCGACGGCGGCTCGAACGGCAGGACAGGGTCGGTCGAGCCTGCGGCCGCCGAGACGACGGCGGCCGACACGCACGCGGCCGTCCGCGCCTTTCTCGAGCGCGGCGTCGATTTGATCTGTTTCGTTGGCGGCGACGGGACGGCCGTCGACGTCGCGGAGGTCATCGAGCACGACGCCGGGAGTCATGCGGCCGATCCCGACGACGCGACGAGCGCGTCTCCGGACGGGGACGTGACCCCGATGCTCGGTGTGCCGGCTGGCGTCAAGATCTACTCGTCGGTGTTCGCCGTGACGCCCGCCGACGCCGGCCGGATCATCGCCGAGTTCGATCGCGTCGCGCCCCGCGAGGTGAACGACATCGACGAGGACGCGTACCGCGAGGGGGAGGTCCGAGCGGAGCTCAAGGCCGTCGTTCCGGTCCCCGTCGCACCCGACGTCCAGTCGGGCAAGCAGGTCGCGAGCGGGAGCGTCGACTCGCTGGCGTCGGGGTTCGCCCGCGAGGTCGACCCGGATCGAACGTACGTGTTCGGCCCCGGAAGCACCGTCGGCGCGATCGAGACGGAACTGGGGATCGAGCCCTCGCCGCTCGGCGTCGACGTCTGGCGCGACGGGACGGTCCTCGCACGCGACGCGTCCGAAAGCGAGATCCTCGAGGCCCTCCCGGAGCCGGCGACGATCGTGATCTCGCCGATCGGCGGACAGGGCTTCGTGTTCGGTCGCGGAAACCACCAGATTTCGCCCGCGGTCATCCGCCGAGCCGACGAGATCGAGATCGTCGCTTCGGACGAGAAACTAGACGGGATCGACTCGCTGCGCGTCGATACCGACGACGAGGACCTCGACGAAACGCTTCGCGGCTGGGAGCGGGTCCGAACGGGACGATTTACCACCAGACTCGTGAACGTTGTATAA